In a single window of the Papaver somniferum cultivar HN1 chromosome 8, ASM357369v1, whole genome shotgun sequence genome:
- the LOC113301265 gene encoding ubiquitin carboxyl-terminal hydrolase 22-like: MSSRNPTYNNPIPCKHLTDYKQNHGLQSYSCVQKNLKTNPNGRTTINKDQTKIPRCSICFKNQGIRLYYCLICSSISCCQSPDSNHALLHSQNEKNGGHEILIDIEKAELFCCICCDQVYDPDFDELVMSKQIMEMPTNNNGVDFRNSNDGNSSSKRRKIMVSSTTSTVGSPDYKNGSKELMLMMRRNSNSCFPWGLRGLNNLGNTCFMNSVLQALIHTPPLRNYFLSDRHNRESCRQTSADRLCLCCDIDAIFTSVFSGDRTPYSPARFLYSWWQHSANLASYEQQDAHEFFISMLDRIHEREGQVRAQNKENEDCHCIAHKVFSGILRSDVTCTTCGFTSTTYDPCVDISLDLNTSSVSPKDVTGKPTKSNQNAGISTLVGCLDLFTKPEKLGPDQKLFCQHCQIKQNSLKQMSIKKLPLVLCFHIKRFEHSPVRKMSRKIDRYLQFPFSLDMIPYLSSSIVRNRFGNRIFAFEGDESDMSTEFEVFAVVSHSGKLESGHYVTYLRLRNQWYKCDDAWITQVSERLVRASQVYLIYYVQKTLYIKSGEDLLAGDPAFLQTPACC; encoded by the exons ATGTCAAGCAGAAACCCAACATATAATAACCCAATACCTTGCAAACATCTTACAGATTACAAACAAAACCATGGTTTACAGAGTTATAGCTGTGTTCAAAAGAACCTGAAAACAAACCCAAATGGAAGAACAACCATAAATAAAGACCAAACAAAAATACCCAGATGTAGTATCTGTTTTAAAAATCAAGGTATTAGACTTTATTACTGTTTGATCTGCTCTTCTATATCATGTTGTCAATCTCCTGATTCAAATCATGCTTTATTACATTCCCAGAATGAAAAGAATGGTGGTCATGAGATTTTAATAGATATAGAGAAAGCAGAACTGTTTTGTTGTATTTGTTGTGATCAAGTTTATGATCCTGATTTTGATGAACTAGTTATGTCTAAACAGATCATGGAAATGCCTACAAATAACAATGGTGTTGATTTTAGAAATAGTAATGATGGCAATTCTAGTAGTAAGAGAAGGAAGATTATGGTATCATCTACTACTAGTACAGTTGGTTCACCAGATTATAAGAATGGTTCGAAAgaattgatgttgatgatgagaAGGAATTCTAATTCTTGTTTTCCATGGGGTTTGAGAGGATTAAATAACCTGGGGAATACTTGTTTTATGAATTCTGTGTTACAAGCTTTGATTCATACACCTCCTTTGAGGAATTACTTTCTTAGCGATCGACATAATAGGGAAAGTTGTCGGCAAACTTCAGCAGATCGATTGTGTTTGTGTTGTGATATCGATGCCATATTTACTTCTGTATTCTCAGGGGATCGAACGCCTTATAGTCCAGCAAGATTTCTTTACAG TTGGTGGCAACATTCAGCAAATCTTGCCAGTTACGAGCAGCAAGATGCTCATGAGTTCTTCATTTCAATGCTTGACAGGATTCATGAGAGAGAGGGGCAAGTAAGAGCCCAGAATAAAG AAAATGAAGATTGCCATTGTATTGCTCACAAAGTATTCTCTGGCATATTAAGATCCGATGTTACTTGCACAACTTGTGGATTCACTTCAACAACTTATGACCCGTGTGTCGACATATCTTTAGACTTAAATACTAGCAGTGTCTCCCCAAAAGATGTCACTGGGAAGCCAACCAAGTCTAACCAAAATGCTGGTATATCTACACTTGTTGGTTGCTTAGATCTTTTCACAAAACCAGAGAAGTTAGGACCAGATCAAAAGCTATTCTGCCAGCATTGTCAAATAAAGCAGAACTCATTGAAGCAAATGTCCATTAAAAAACTCCCATTAGTCTTGTGTTTCCATATAAAGAGATTTGAACACTCCCCTGTCAGAAAAATGTCTAGAAAGATTGATAGATACTTGCAATTTCCTTTCTCGCTAGACATGATTCCATACTTATCTTCTTCGATCGTCAGGAACAGATTCGGAAACAGAATTTTCGCTTTTGAGGGTGATGAATCAGATATGTCTACAGAATTTGAGGTTTTCGCAGTGGTTAGTCATTCTGGGAAGTTAGAATCCGGTCATTACGTTACTTATCTCCGCTTGAGGAACCAATGGTACAAATGTGATGATGCATGGATAACCCAAGTTAGTGAACGACTTGTTCGAGCTTCTCAAGTATATTTGATATATTACGTGCAGAAAACATTATATATTAAATCAGGTGAGGATTTATTAGCGGGGGATCCTGCCTTTCTTCAGACTCCTGCATGCTGCTAA
- the LOC113301774 gene encoding probable steroid-binding protein 3 translates to MELTLQQLKQFDGSDASKPIYVALKGKIFDVTTGKSFYGPGGSYCIFAGKDASRALAKMSKNDEDICASLDGLSEKEMGVLNDWEKKFEAKYPVIGSVV, encoded by the coding sequence ATGGAGTTAACTCTGCAACAGCTTAAACAATTTGATGGTTCGGATGCAAGCAAACCAATTTACGTGGCATTAAAAGGAAAGATATTTGATGTTACAACAGGGAAAAGTTTCTACGGTCCTGGTGGATCTTACTGTATATTTGCTGGTAAAGATGCAAGTAGAGCTTTGGCTAAGATGAGTAAAAATGATGAAGATATTTGTGCTTCTTTAGATGGTCTCTCTGAGAAAGAAATGGGTGTTCTTAACGATTGGGAGAAGAAATTTGAAGCTAAGTACCCTGTTATTGGTTCTGTTGTTTAG